Proteins from a single region of Eucalyptus grandis chloroplast, complete genome:
- the rps19 gene encoding ribosomal protein S19, protein MTRSLKKNPFVANHLLRKIEKLNTKAEKEIIITWSRASTIIPTMIGHTIAIHNGREHLPIYITDRMVGHKLGEFSPTINFRGHAKNDNRSRR, encoded by the coding sequence GTGACACGTTCACTAAAAAAAAATCCTTTTGTAGCGAATCATTTATTAAGAAAAATTGAGAAGCTTAACACAAAGGCGGAAAAAGAAATAATAATAACTTGGTCTCGGGCATCTACCATTATACCTACAATGATCGGTCATACTATTGCTATCCATAATGGAAGGGAACATTTACCTATTTATATAACAGATCGTATGGTAGGCCATAAATTGGGAGAATTTTCACCTACTATAAATTTCCGTGGACATGCGAAAAATGATAATAGATCTCGTCGTTAA
- the rpl16 gene encoding ribosomal protein L16 yields the protein MLSPKRTRFRKQHRGRMKGISYRGNRICFGKYALQALEPAWITSRQIEAGRRAMTRNVRRGGKIWVRIFPDKPVTVRPTETRMGSGKGSPEYWVAVVKPGRILYEMGGVAENIARKAISIAASKMPIRTQFIISG from the exons ATGCTTAGT CCTAAAAGAACCAGATTTCGAAAACAACATAGAGGAAGAATGAAAGGAATATCTTATCGAGGTAATCGTATTTGTTTCGGTAAATATGCTCTTCAGGCACTTGAACCCGCTTGGATCACATCTAGACAAATAGAAGCAGGGCGACGAGCAATGACAAGAAATGTGCGCCGTGGTGGAAAAATATGGGTACGTATATTTCCAGACAAACCAGTTACGGTAAGACCTACGGAAACACGTATGGGTTCGGGTAAAGGATCTCCCGAATATTGGGTAGCTGTCGTTAAACCAGGTCGAATACTTTATGAAATGGGCGGAGTAGCAGAAAATATAGCCAGAAAGGCTATTTCAATAGCGGCGTCCAAAATGCCTATACGAACTCAATTTATTATTTCGGGATAG
- the rps3 gene encoding ribosomal protein S3, whose product MGQKINPLGFRLGTTQGHHSIWFAQAKNYSDGLQEDQKIRNCIKNYLQKNMRISSGVEGIARIEIRKRIDLIQVIIYMGFPKLLLEGKTRRIEELQMNVQKELNCVNRKLNIAITRITNPYGHPNILAEFIAGQLKNRVSFRKAIKKAIELTEQADTKGIQVQIAGRLDGKEIARVEWMREGRVPLQTIRAKIDYCSYGVRTVYGVLGIKIWIFWE is encoded by the coding sequence ATGGGACAAAAAATAAATCCACTTGGTTTCAGACTTGGTACAACCCAAGGTCATCATTCTATTTGGTTTGCACAAGCCAAAAATTATTCCGATGGTCTGCAAGAAGATCAAAAAATACGAAATTGTATCAAGAATTATTTACAAAAAAATATGAGAATATCCTCCGGTGTGGAGGGAATTGCACGCATAGAAATTCGAAAAAGAATTGATCTGATTCAAGTCATAATTTATATGGGATTCCCAAAGTTATTACTAGAAGGCAAGACGCGAAGAATCGAAGAATTACAGATGAATGTACAAAAAGAACTTAATTGTGTGAACCGAAAACTCAACATTGCTATTACAAGAATTACAAACCCTTATGGGCACCCTAATATTCTTGCAGAATTTATAGCCGGACAGTTAAAGAATAGAGTTTCATTTCGCAAAGCAATAAAAAAGGCTATTGAATTAACCGAACAGGCAGATACAAAAGGAATTCAAGTACAAATTGCAGGTCGCCTGGACGGAAAAGAAATTGCACGTGTCGAATGGATGAGAGAAGGTAGGGTTCCTCTACAAACCATTCGAGCTAAAATTGATTATTGTTCCTATGGAGTCCGAACGGTCTATGGAGTATTAGGCATCAAAATTTGGATATTTTGGGAATAA
- the rpl23 gene encoding ribosomal protein L23, translating into MDGIKYAVFTDKSIRLLGKNQYTFNVESGSTRTEIKHWVELFFGVKVKAMNSHRLPGKGRRMGPILGHTMHYRRMIITLQPGYSIPPLRKKRT; encoded by the coding sequence ATGGATGGAATCAAATATGCAGTATTTACAGACAAAAGTATTCGGTTATTGGGGAAAAATCAATATACTTTTAATGTCGAATCAGGATCAACTAGGACAGAAATAAAGCATTGGGTCGAACTCTTCTTTGGTGTCAAGGTAAAAGCTATGAATAGTCATCGACTCCCGGGAAAGGGTAGAAGAATGGGACCTATTCTGGGACATACAATGCATTACAGACGTATGATCATTACGCTTCAACCGGGTTATTCTATTCCACCTCTTAGAAAGAAAAGAACTTAA
- the rpl22 gene encoding ribosomal protein L22, translating to MRKKRNKNLYGEVYALGQHISMSAHKARRVIDQIRGRSYEETLMILELMPYRACYPIFKLVYSAAANASHNMGFDEASLVISKAEVNEGTTMKKLKPRARGRSYAIKRPTCHIRIVLKDKSFYEEEGFFCLKKSEWKKKKKYTDMTYHYMDKGGGLWDKK from the coding sequence ATGAGAAAGAAGAGAAATAAGAACCTATATGGAGAAGTATATGCTTTAGGTCAACATATATCTATGTCTGCTCACAAAGCACGAAGGGTAATTGATCAGATTCGTGGACGTTCCTACGAGGAAACACTTATGATACTCGAACTTATGCCTTATCGAGCGTGTTATCCCATTTTTAAGTTGGTTTATTCTGCAGCAGCAAATGCTAGTCATAATATGGGTTTCGATGAAGCAAGTTTAGTTATTAGTAAAGCGGAAGTCAACGAGGGTACTACTATGAAAAAATTAAAACCTCGAGCTCGAGGGCGAAGTTATGCAATAAAAAGACCCACTTGTCATATAAGGATTGTATTGAAAGATAAATCTTTCTATGAAGAAGAAGGTTTCTTTTGCTTAAAAAAATCTGAATGGAAAAAAAAAAAGAAGTACACAGATATGACATATCATTATATGGATAAGGGTGGGGGATTATGGGACAAAAAATAA
- the rpl14 gene encoding ribosomal protein L14 → MIQPQSHLNVADNSGARELMCIRIIGASNRRYAHIGDIIVAVIKEALPNTPLERSEVIRAVIVRTCKELKRDNGMIIRYDDNAAVVIDQEGNPKGTRVFGAIARELRQLNFTKIVSLAPEVL, encoded by the coding sequence ATGATTCAACCTCAAAGCCATTTGAATGTAGCGGATAACAGCGGGGCCCGAGAATTAATGTGTATTAGAATCATAGGAGCTAGTAATCGCCGATATGCTCATATCGGTGACATTATTGTTGCTGTGATCAAGGAAGCATTACCAAACACACCTCTAGAAAGATCAGAGGTGATCAGAGCTGTAATTGTACGTACTTGTAAAGAACTTAAACGTGACAACGGTATGATAATACGATATGATGATAATGCTGCAGTTGTGATTGATCAAGAAGGAAATCCAAAAGGAACTCGAGTTTTTGGTGCGATTGCCCGAGAATTGAGACAGTTAAATTTCACTAAAATAGTTTCATTAGCACCTGAGGTATTATAA